A stretch of the Phycisphaerales bacterium genome encodes the following:
- a CDS encoding Gfo/Idh/MocA family oxidoreductase gives MSEKVLRCGVVGVGRMGQHHARVYSQRTDVELVGICDLDVDRAQEVTSQWGGVPVATLDELMAMGVDAVTIATPTVTHRSLTEPLLAAQIACLIEKPLAPDAEEAAMLVDAAQRSEAVLQVGHIVRYDPVMQAIRETGFSNPRFIEMDRISPMTFRSIDVSVVLDMMIHDLDLLHWLIGQEPESIHASAVSVLSEAEDVCNARLVYATPERESGCVANVTASRLAMKTERKVRLISDEMYISADFVERRGTVVRKTANAEKMADVREMLASGEDLSGVNYLDIIELEELAVGSADALETEIDDFLANVRLGRRPEIDALAGLAAVRTAERIVESARAAGARMV, from the coding sequence ATGTCCGAAAAGGTTTTACGTTGTGGTGTCGTTGGGGTTGGCCGAATGGGTCAGCACCATGCGCGTGTTTATTCGCAGCGAACTGATGTTGAGCTTGTCGGAATTTGTGATCTGGATGTTGACCGAGCACAAGAGGTGACAAGTCAGTGGGGCGGTGTGCCGGTTGCGACACTCGATGAGTTGATGGCAATGGGTGTTGATGCAGTCACAATTGCAACGCCAACAGTCACACATCGCTCCCTTACCGAACCCCTCTTGGCGGCACAAATCGCATGCTTGATCGAGAAACCACTGGCGCCAGATGCTGAAGAAGCAGCCATGCTTGTGGATGCGGCTCAGCGCAGTGAAGCCGTCTTACAGGTTGGCCACATTGTGCGGTATGACCCCGTCATGCAAGCAATTCGTGAAACCGGTTTTTCAAACCCACGATTTATTGAGATGGATCGTATTAGCCCGATGACATTCCGGAGCATCGACGTCAGTGTTGTTCTTGACATGATGATTCACGATCTAGACTTACTGCACTGGCTGATAGGTCAAGAACCAGAGTCTATTCATGCAAGCGCAGTCAGTGTGCTCAGTGAAGCAGAGGATGTGTGTAACGCGCGCCTTGTCTATGCGACACCTGAGCGAGAGTCGGGTTGTGTTGCAAATGTCACAGCAAGTCGTCTCGCAATGAAGACAGAGCGCAAGGTCCGCCTGATTTCGGATGAGATGTACATCTCTGCAGACTTTGTTGAGCGTCGTGGCACGGTTGTTCGAAAGACTGCCAATGCAGAGAAGATGGCAGATGTTCGTGAAATGCTTGCTTCAGGTGAGGACCTCTCGGGCGTGAATTACTTAGACATTATCGAGCTTGAAGAGCTTGCGGTTGGTAGCGCTGACGCACTGGAAACAGAAATTGACGATTTTCTCGCCAATGTCAGGTTAGGGCGGCGCCCAGAAATCGATGCTTTAGCCGGGCTTGCTGCGGTGCGTACAGCTGAACGTATTGTTGAGTCTGCGCGAGCAGCTGGCGCGAGAATGGTCTAG
- a CDS encoding MFS transporter, whose translation MKLPEANRTFIFWASFVALVTTAFAFMLRVQLLEVWEAEFNLDKTQIGIILGAGFWPFGVSIVVFSLIIDRVGYRASFVFAFLCFVAFALMSIFAKGFEMLYWASILGGLGAGAVEAAINPLIATLYKEKKTKWLNILHAGWPGGLVVTGVVVLGLGDTISWQWKIALILIPAIIFMLMILSTKLPVNERVTAGVSYRGMLAEVGWAGAFIVSLLIVMELTTNVIDIEWMKVIWAQLGIAAIIAIIYGMYCRAFGRPLFVFLLILMLLLATTELGTDAWVKDLLKPAIKAGIGIDSGWVLVYTAAIMMTLRFLAGPFVQTLKPLGILALSAALATVGILWLSVLGSDVEPTAIIIIVAATIYAIGQTFFWPTTLGVVAERFPRGGAMTINVIAGVGMLGVGILGNPWLGNVQDRTVVATLQANAPTMAAEYISEPKDSLFGQYQSLNKGANVPANEHRELIATAQREGKSAALRYVAILPAIMFVSYIAMIIGFRMRGGYKTVTLEADTT comes from the coding sequence ATGAAACTCCCCGAAGCAAATCGCACCTTTATCTTCTGGGCTTCGTTTGTGGCGCTTGTGACAACAGCGTTTGCATTTATGTTGCGTGTGCAACTTCTTGAGGTTTGGGAAGCAGAGTTCAATCTCGACAAAACACAGATTGGGATCATCCTCGGGGCTGGCTTCTGGCCCTTTGGGGTGAGCATTGTGGTGTTCAGTCTTATTATTGACAGGGTTGGATATCGAGCATCATTTGTCTTTGCATTTCTTTGCTTTGTCGCATTTGCCCTCATGTCGATCTTTGCGAAGGGTTTCGAAATGCTCTATTGGGCGAGCATTCTCGGTGGTCTCGGCGCCGGTGCTGTAGAAGCCGCGATCAATCCACTTATTGCCACGCTTTATAAAGAGAAGAAAACCAAGTGGCTCAACATCTTGCACGCTGGTTGGCCCGGCGGACTCGTTGTGACTGGTGTCGTGGTTCTGGGTCTGGGCGACACCATAAGCTGGCAGTGGAAGATTGCGTTGATCCTCATCCCTGCAATCATCTTCATGTTAATGATCTTGTCTACAAAACTACCCGTTAATGAACGTGTGACAGCGGGCGTGTCTTATCGAGGGATGCTTGCTGAAGTTGGTTGGGCGGGCGCTTTTATTGTTTCGCTTTTGATTGTTATGGAGCTAACAACAAACGTCATTGATATCGAATGGATGAAAGTGATCTGGGCTCAACTTGGTATCGCCGCGATCATTGCAATTATTTATGGGATGTACTGTCGAGCTTTTGGGCGACCACTCTTTGTCTTCCTTTTGATATTGATGTTGCTTTTGGCGACCACAGAATTAGGAACGGATGCATGGGTCAAAGATCTCCTCAAGCCCGCTATTAAGGCAGGTATCGGTATCGACTCAGGATGGGTCTTGGTCTATACAGCAGCCATCATGATGACGCTCCGATTCTTGGCTGGACCGTTTGTACAGACCTTGAAACCTCTGGGCATCCTTGCGCTCAGTGCCGCACTGGCCACAGTGGGCATTCTCTGGTTGTCGGTTCTTGGATCAGATGTGGAGCCAACCGCCATCATCATTATTGTTGCGGCGACAATTTATGCGATTGGGCAAACATTCTTCTGGCCTACAACACTGGGTGTTGTGGCAGAACGTTTCCCTCGTGGCGGGGCGATGACCATTAATGTGATTGCTGGTGTTGGCATGCTTGGCGTAGGAATTCTGGGAAATCCGTGGCTTGGTAATGTTCAGGATCGAACAGTTGTGGCAACACTGCAAGCAAATGCGCCTACGATGGCTGCTGAGTATATAAGCGAACCTAAAGACAGCCTCTTTGGTCAGTACCAATCATTAAACAAGGGCGCCAATGTGCCTGCTAATGAACATAGAGAACTGATAGCAACAGCACAGCGTGAGGGAAAAAGTGCAGCACTCCGTTACGTCGCCATACTTCCTGCCATCATGTTTGTTTCATACATAGCGATGATTATTGGCTTTCGAATGAGAGGTGGCTATAAAACTGTCACACTGGAAGCAGATACAACATGA
- the rpsL gene encoding 30S ribosomal protein S12 translates to MPTINQLIRKPRRAPTVKSKVRDLEASPQKRGVCLQVRTMTPKKPNSALRKVARVRLSNGKEITAYIGGEGHNLQEHSIVLVRGGRVRDLPGVRYHVVRGSHDTLGVDGRKQGRSKYGSKRAK, encoded by the coding sequence ATGCCAACGATCAACCAACTGATACGCAAGCCACGCCGGGCGCCGACTGTCAAGTCGAAGGTTCGTGACTTAGAAGCTTCACCGCAAAAGCGTGGTGTCTGCCTTCAGGTGAGAACAATGACGCCCAAGAAGCCGAACTCTGCACTGCGAAAGGTTGCTCGTGTTCGCCTTTCAAATGGCAAAGAGATTACGGCGTACATTGGTGGTGAAGGTCATAATCTTCAAGAGCACTCGATTGTGCTTGTGCGGGGTGGTCGAGTTCGTGACCTTCCTGGTGTCCGCTATCACGTGGTTCGTGGATCACACGACACACTGGGTGTCGATGGGCGTAAGCAGGGTCGATCAAAGTATGGTTCCAAGCGAGCTAAGTAG
- the rnhA gene encoding ribonuclease HI, which translates to MGCLAGVPYHGGVVTKTPQYALFTDGACSGNPGPGGWAYILRSMETGEEEVAYGGAADTTNNRMELLSIITPLEGLTSPAVVDIYSDSKYVLEGLAKWMDGWIAKGWKRSGNKPVKNKDLWQRLDSLRHHHQLRGHWIKGHNDHPENERCDQMAVIGAQEASEERQNDR; encoded by the coding sequence TTGGGCTGTTTGGCTGGAGTGCCCTATCATGGTGGCGTGGTCACCAAGACGCCCCAATATGCACTCTTCACTGATGGAGCTTGCTCCGGTAATCCCGGGCCAGGTGGCTGGGCCTACATACTGAGGTCTATGGAAACTGGTGAAGAAGAGGTGGCCTATGGTGGCGCCGCTGATACGACCAATAACAGAATGGAGCTTTTGTCGATTATCACACCACTAGAGGGCCTCACTAGCCCAGCGGTGGTGGATATCTACTCTGATAGTAAATATGTGCTGGAAGGCCTTGCTAAGTGGATGGATGGCTGGATTGCGAAGGGCTGGAAGCGAAGCGGCAATAAGCCTGTGAAGAATAAAGACCTCTGGCAGCGTTTAGACAGCCTGAGGCACCACCATCAGCTACGTGGACACTGGATCAAGGGCCATAATGACCACCCAGAGAATGAGCGATGTGACCAAATGGCGGTCATCGGTGCTCAAGAAGCATCTGAAGAACGACAGAATGATCGTTAG
- a CDS encoding alpha/beta hydrolase-fold protein, protein MINWLQMSCLFVFFSLFCSTYSSADSYVVTLSEDLGGTPRTGRLILFVVNKQGWRWDRTDPMDGPFYEDPQPIASMAVRDFKPGDQIELSHNVVSVPVPLDQLDGVLRVQAVLDVDHRVRSHSEGEGNVYSRPQKWTVSRSADDKINIVLDQVVEVSEAPQFPNVRYIELPSPLLSAHAGFPVNHRAAVVLPVGYEASENEQHKWGAVYMIPGFGGRLEGVRRLARQQSRTENSLPVVYVLLDPDAPLSHHGFADSPANGPRATALVQELIPHLEANFRLADKPEGRLLTGHSSGGWAALWLQLNHPDVFGGTWSTAPDPIDFSAFGMVDLYQEDNIFVDKTGKARPVYRTDSDEVAMTIKQETDMEWAMDPSGGSGQQWDTWESMFSPLDPTTQKPLPLFDQSTGKIDHEVVANWSNYDITRLVEKQWPALQPVVLNRVHLICGDKDSFYLERAVERFSEMVQSKAPESSGTGYIVMLPGADHGQAAGLSARRIRTEIHQHLKQSKLLPNHSSTSNP, encoded by the coding sequence ATGATTAATTGGCTGCAGATGAGTTGCTTGTTCGTATTCTTTAGTTTGTTCTGTAGCACATATTCGTCAGCAGATTCTTATGTAGTCACGCTTTCCGAAGATCTTGGCGGCACGCCACGCACAGGCAGATTGATACTGTTTGTGGTCAACAAGCAGGGGTGGCGGTGGGATCGAACTGATCCAATGGACGGTCCTTTTTATGAAGACCCGCAGCCGATTGCTTCAATGGCGGTTCGTGACTTTAAGCCAGGCGACCAGATAGAGCTCTCTCATAACGTCGTGTCTGTGCCTGTGCCACTCGATCAACTTGACGGTGTACTTCGGGTTCAAGCGGTACTTGATGTTGATCATCGCGTGCGTTCGCATTCGGAGGGTGAAGGGAATGTATATAGCAGACCACAGAAATGGACTGTTTCAAGGTCAGCTGATGACAAGATCAACATCGTCTTAGATCAAGTTGTTGAGGTTTCAGAGGCACCTCAATTCCCAAATGTCAGATATATAGAATTGCCAAGCCCGCTCCTGTCAGCACATGCAGGTTTCCCAGTGAACCATCGTGCCGCAGTTGTATTGCCAGTCGGCTATGAGGCGTCTGAAAATGAGCAGCACAAGTGGGGTGCTGTTTATATGATTCCAGGCTTTGGTGGACGTCTTGAAGGTGTAAGGCGACTGGCGAGGCAGCAGTCGCGGACGGAAAACTCGTTACCAGTTGTTTATGTCTTGCTTGATCCAGATGCGCCATTATCTCATCACGGATTTGCTGATAGTCCGGCCAATGGACCACGTGCAACCGCATTGGTTCAAGAACTGATTCCACATTTAGAAGCCAACTTTCGATTGGCGGATAAGCCGGAGGGGCGACTGCTGACGGGACATTCTTCCGGAGGTTGGGCCGCACTATGGCTACAACTTAATCACCCCGATGTTTTTGGTGGGACATGGTCAACGGCGCCAGATCCGATTGACTTCTCAGCTTTTGGCATGGTTGATCTTTATCAAGAAGACAACATCTTTGTAGACAAGACAGGTAAAGCTCGCCCTGTTTATCGCACTGATTCAGATGAAGTTGCCATGACGATCAAGCAAGAAACAGATATGGAGTGGGCCATGGATCCAAGTGGTGGTTCGGGCCAGCAATGGGATACGTGGGAGTCGATGTTCTCTCCGCTTGATCCGACAACGCAAAAGCCGCTTCCACTTTTTGATCAATCCACAGGCAAGATTGACCACGAGGTTGTGGCAAACTGGTCGAACTATGACATCACACGCCTTGTTGAGAAGCAGTGGCCTGCTCTCCAGCCAGTGGTGTTAAATCGTGTCCATCTGATCTGTGGAGATAAAGATTCATTTTATCTGGAGCGCGCCGTCGAACGGTTTTCAGAGATGGTTCAATCGAAGGCTCCAGAATCAAGCGGTACGGGGTACATTGTGATGCTGCCAGGTGCTGATCATGGTCAGGCCGCTGGGCTGAGCGCACGTCGGATCCGGACCGAGATACATCAGCATCTAAAGCAGTCCAAACTGCTTCCCAACCACTCATCCACATCGAACCCATAA
- a CDS encoding RlmE family RNA methyltransferase, which translates to MPRELHDHYFKMAKKEGYLARAAYKLIEINERRRVFRRGQNVLDFGSAPGSWLQVASKKVAPSGNVVGVDLSEVHHTFCDGNVTCLVDDVFTMKPDVALAELPSSAGQTRGFDVVLSDMAPKTTGDSAIDHHGSIHLCDAVLDHCYKLLIPGGTLVMKVFEGEASPDLMRRVRACFDHTKGFKPKASRSDSREMYIIASGYTNEPIAPQAQALPPIPKMPSGWGS; encoded by the coding sequence ATGCCACGTGAGCTCCACGATCACTATTTCAAGATGGCCAAAAAAGAGGGCTATCTTGCACGTGCTGCCTATAAGTTAATTGAGATTAATGAGCGCCGCCGGGTTTTTCGTCGTGGACAAAACGTTCTTGATTTTGGATCAGCCCCTGGTTCGTGGCTTCAAGTTGCTTCCAAAAAAGTAGCCCCAAGCGGGAACGTGGTGGGGGTCGATCTGTCCGAAGTTCATCACACTTTTTGTGATGGCAATGTGACCTGCCTTGTAGACGATGTTTTCACCATGAAACCTGATGTGGCGCTTGCAGAACTTCCGTCCTCCGCAGGTCAAACCCGTGGATTTGATGTGGTTCTCTCTGACATGGCCCCGAAGACAACTGGTGATTCTGCAATTGATCATCACGGATCTATTCACTTATGTGATGCGGTGTTAGATCATTGCTACAAACTATTGATCCCTGGTGGCACTTTGGTGATGAAAGTCTTTGAGGGTGAGGCTTCTCCAGATCTGATGAGGCGCGTCCGAGCCTGTTTTGATCACACCAAAGGATTCAAGCCGAAGGCATCCCGAAGCGATTCGCGCGAGATGTACATCATTGCATCAGGCTATACGAATGAGCCAATCGCTCCACAAGCTCAGGCGTTGCCCCCGATACCAAAGATGCCCAGCGGATGGGGTTCTTAG
- a CDS encoding phosphoribosylformylglycinamidine synthase subunit PurQ: protein MTPGWRHWDGEDDVLRALIVTTAGINCDQELAEAFQLVGAEPSFVHLKKLLAKPKLVEQFELIGLPGGFSYGDAVAAGRIAAQLMRRELYPAFVQAVERGVPIIAPCNGFQIAVQMGLLPGPEIGASWPALAPPPVVALSDNESARFIDKWVEVTVPDQTRCIWTSGLSADSDVQVLPIAHGEGRFMASSERVLESLERTGQIAIRYAAHDNPNGSSDNIAGICDASGLVLGLMPHPERYTVWENHPTWTRLPEATRLKQPFGIQMFHKAAEHARSAAVL, encoded by the coding sequence GTGACGCCTGGCTGGCGCCACTGGGATGGTGAGGACGACGTGCTTCGAGCTTTAATTGTGACAACTGCTGGTATCAACTGTGACCAGGAATTGGCAGAAGCATTTCAGTTGGTTGGTGCTGAGCCAAGCTTTGTGCATTTGAAGAAACTCTTGGCGAAACCAAAGTTGGTCGAGCAATTTGAGTTGATAGGATTGCCTGGCGGATTTAGCTATGGCGATGCTGTCGCCGCGGGGCGCATTGCGGCCCAGCTCATGCGACGTGAGCTCTATCCCGCGTTTGTTCAGGCGGTTGAACGTGGCGTTCCAATTATTGCTCCATGCAATGGTTTCCAGATTGCAGTGCAAATGGGACTTTTGCCGGGGCCAGAGATAGGCGCTTCTTGGCCGGCGCTGGCGCCACCACCAGTGGTCGCATTAAGCGATAACGAATCAGCGCGTTTTATAGACAAATGGGTTGAGGTCACGGTGCCTGATCAGACACGCTGCATTTGGACATCAGGGCTGTCGGCTGATTCGGATGTTCAGGTGCTGCCAATTGCACATGGAGAAGGGCGATTCATGGCTTCATCAGAGCGTGTTCTAGAGTCGCTTGAGAGAACGGGTCAGATTGCAATTCGATACGCTGCTCATGACAATCCCAATGGCTCATCCGACAACATTGCAGGGATCTGTGATGCATCGGGGCTGGTGTTGGGGCTGATGCCTCATCCGGAGCGCTATACTGTGTGGGAAAATCATCCGACATGGACGAGGCTTCCCGAGGCAACTCGTTTGAAGCAGCCATTTGGCATTCAGATGTTTCATAAAGCTGCTGAGCATGCACGGTCCGCTGCAGTGCTTTAG
- the purL gene encoding phosphoribosylformylglycinamidine synthase subunit PurL yields the protein MTEVVYRVEVRPHSSSGDARGDAACRQVASSSPDCVPDKINTASVFLVQGVLSTAQMQQIANELLADPVTEVATLYAPGDEANGHHHNGNQAGLVSEIEVHPLPGVMDPAAQAVELAIASLLGQGVSVRTGRRFEFVGMSSEQAHVIALQCFANPVVHAIHDHRYHPATFAAGAPYELEVKDVAITSLDDQALMSLSREAHLFLSLDEMKAIQVAYKSRGVEPREIELETLAQTWSEHCVHKTLKSRVRYVGSMPGTANRPGHTVDSDGAIVIDNLLKSTVAAATHELIEEGIDWCLSVFVDNAGIIAFDEEHGVCFKVETHNHPSAIEPYGGAATGIGGCIRDIIGTGLAAKPIAATDVFCVAPPDTKKVPTGCLPPRRILEQVVSGVRDYGNRMGIPTLNGTVWFDPNYVGNPLVFCGCVGVMPRDRCEGDSQPGDHIIALGGRTGRDGIHGATFSSAELTDSHADEFSHAVQIGNPVTEKQVLDAILEARDNPVEQGGCLFSAITDCGAGGFSSAVGEMGEQIGASVQLERAPLKYDGLTPTEIWISEAQERMVMAVPERHLKRLQEICDENDVEMCDLGTFGTPGRELILRYYDTEVGRIPMQLLHEGIPNTVRDASWSPSESSSDGARPRRIEDLGADLLDILGDLNVASKQWIIRQYDHEVQGRSVIKPLVGPDGQGPSDAAVIRPVAGSDRGLAIANGLAVGWSTEPYLMALAGIDECVRNLVCVGADPSRIAILDNFCWPSCDAPEMMGSLVQAAWGCYDAAKAYATPFISGKDSLHNQFTTEDGQTIQIPPTLLISGFSPVNDVATCVTMDAKSAGHLLVLVGQTTSQMGGSRAAAQWPEAWADRSLPTVDLAQGPSLAHAVAKLIASGCVCAAHDCSDGGLIVAAAEMAFSGHVGLSLDGDALLKEGGSSLGEVCFSETPSRYLLEVAPEDLASIETHLADLPWSVIGMFDKATTLRVSGTDLNIELTELRDAWLAPLGW from the coding sequence ATGACAGAAGTTGTCTATCGAGTGGAGGTTCGACCACACTCCTCTAGTGGCGACGCACGCGGTGATGCCGCTTGCCGTCAGGTCGCATCTTCATCTCCTGACTGTGTGCCAGATAAAATTAACACGGCCAGTGTGTTCTTGGTGCAGGGCGTTCTATCGACCGCTCAAATGCAACAGATTGCGAATGAGCTTCTTGCTGATCCAGTGACAGAAGTGGCGACCTTGTATGCACCTGGCGACGAAGCCAATGGGCATCATCACAATGGCAACCAAGCTGGACTGGTCAGTGAGATTGAGGTTCACCCATTACCGGGCGTGATGGATCCAGCCGCTCAGGCAGTCGAGTTGGCGATCGCCTCATTGTTGGGGCAGGGCGTTTCAGTGCGAACCGGACGTCGGTTTGAGTTCGTTGGAATGTCGAGCGAGCAGGCACATGTGATTGCACTTCAGTGCTTCGCGAACCCAGTCGTTCACGCCATACACGATCACCGCTATCACCCAGCCACGTTTGCTGCAGGTGCGCCATATGAACTTGAGGTTAAAGATGTGGCGATCACCTCCTTAGATGACCAAGCACTTATGTCGTTGTCTAGAGAAGCCCATCTCTTTCTCAGCCTTGATGAAATGAAAGCGATTCAGGTTGCGTACAAGAGCCGGGGCGTCGAGCCCCGTGAAATTGAGTTAGAGACATTGGCGCAGACCTGGTCAGAACATTGTGTACACAAAACGCTGAAGTCAAGAGTGCGCTATGTGGGCTCGATGCCTGGAACAGCGAATAGGCCAGGGCATACGGTCGATTCGGATGGCGCCATCGTGATTGATAATTTACTGAAATCGACTGTTGCGGCGGCCACACATGAGCTCATTGAAGAGGGTATTGATTGGTGCTTATCAGTCTTTGTTGATAACGCAGGCATTATTGCTTTTGATGAAGAGCATGGCGTTTGCTTTAAAGTAGAAACACATAATCACCCCTCAGCGATCGAGCCCTATGGCGGCGCGGCAACCGGCATCGGCGGCTGTATTCGAGACATCATTGGGACGGGCTTGGCAGCCAAGCCAATTGCGGCAACAGATGTGTTTTGTGTGGCACCACCAGATACAAAGAAAGTACCCACTGGTTGTTTGCCGCCGCGACGAATACTGGAGCAAGTTGTCAGTGGCGTGCGTGATTACGGCAATCGCATGGGTATTCCAACGCTCAATGGCACTGTTTGGTTCGATCCAAACTATGTCGGCAACCCGCTCGTGTTCTGTGGTTGTGTAGGCGTGATGCCAAGAGATCGCTGCGAGGGCGATTCGCAGCCTGGTGACCATATTATTGCTTTGGGTGGCCGGACGGGTCGGGATGGCATACATGGTGCAACATTCAGCTCGGCAGAATTAACAGACTCACATGCAGATGAATTTAGCCATGCAGTGCAGATTGGTAACCCTGTTACTGAAAAACAAGTGCTCGATGCAATCCTGGAGGCGCGGGACAATCCGGTCGAGCAAGGTGGCTGCTTGTTTAGCGCGATTACTGACTGCGGCGCTGGGGGATTTTCAAGTGCAGTTGGTGAAATGGGTGAACAGATTGGCGCTTCGGTACAGCTCGAAAGAGCGCCATTGAAATATGACGGACTGACCCCCACGGAAATATGGATATCAGAGGCGCAAGAACGCATGGTCATGGCTGTGCCCGAGCGTCATCTGAAAAGACTGCAAGAAATCTGTGATGAGAATGATGTCGAGATGTGTGACTTAGGCACGTTTGGAACGCCTGGTCGTGAGTTGATACTGCGTTATTACGATACTGAAGTTGGCCGGATTCCCATGCAACTTCTCCATGAGGGTATTCCCAATACCGTTCGCGATGCGAGTTGGTCGCCAAGTGAATCATCAAGCGATGGTGCCCGGCCTCGTCGAATCGAGGACCTCGGCGCTGATCTACTCGACATCCTTGGTGATCTTAATGTTGCCAGTAAGCAGTGGATTATTCGCCAGTACGATCATGAAGTTCAAGGTAGATCAGTTATCAAACCATTGGTTGGTCCTGATGGACAAGGTCCATCTGATGCAGCAGTCATTCGACCCGTTGCGGGAAGTGATCGTGGCCTCGCTATTGCCAATGGCCTTGCCGTTGGATGGAGTACAGAGCCGTATCTCATGGCGCTGGCAGGAATTGATGAGTGTGTACGCAACCTTGTTTGTGTTGGAGCTGATCCAAGTCGGATTGCCATACTCGATAATTTCTGTTGGCCTAGCTGTGATGCACCTGAAATGATGGGCAGTCTGGTACAGGCGGCATGGGGTTGTTACGACGCAGCAAAGGCTTACGCAACTCCGTTTATCTCTGGGAAGGACTCACTACACAATCAGTTTACGACTGAAGACGGGCAAACTATCCAGATCCCACCAACACTTCTGATTTCCGGCTTTTCACCAGTGAATGATGTTGCTACCTGTGTCACGATGGACGCAAAGAGTGCAGGGCACTTACTCGTTTTGGTTGGGCAGACCACATCTCAAATGGGTGGCAGCCGTGCTGCGGCCCAGTGGCCAGAGGCATGGGCTGATCGATCGTTGCCCACAGTCGATCTTGCGCAAGGGCCAAGTTTGGCGCATGCAGTTGCTAAGTTGATTGCATCTGGTTGTGTTTGCGCAGCGCACGATTGTTCTGACGGTGGCTTAATTGTCGCTGCCGCAGAGATGGCATTTTCCGGGCATGTTGGACTTTCGCTAGATGGCGATGCGTTGCTAAAAGAAGGCGGCAGCTCGCTTGGAGAAGTTTGCTTTTCAGAGACACCGAGCCGTTACTTGTTAGAAGTGGCGCCTGAAGACCTCGCCAGCATCGAAACACATCTAGCGGATCTGCCTTGGTCTGTTATTGGTATGTTTGATAAGGCAACAACACTTCGTGTTTCCGGAACCGACCTAAACATTGAGCTAACAGAACTACGTGACGCCTGGCTGGCGCCACTGGGATGGTGA
- a CDS encoding SRPBCC domain-containing protein: MSLILRHAIKIDAPLEVVFLALSQVKHIAAWHHGPVQGDLAVGEVLYINPSSDLKFGWKTNEIVGRERIAQECVEGPEGSLGKQVVYTLSSRGPKSTLLELTDGQWDEDDGHLASCNTHWGGALYRLKAYIELEMSGS; encoded by the coding sequence ATGAGTCTGATTCTCAGGCATGCCATCAAAATTGATGCTCCGTTAGAGGTCGTCTTTCTTGCATTAAGCCAGGTAAAGCACATCGCTGCTTGGCACCATGGTCCAGTACAAGGTGACCTCGCGGTTGGGGAAGTGCTCTACATCAACCCAAGTTCAGACCTAAAATTTGGCTGGAAGACGAACGAGATCGTCGGCCGTGAGCGCATTGCCCAAGAGTGTGTCGAGGGACCTGAGGGTTCACTTGGAAAACAGGTGGTCTATACCCTCTCAAGTCGCGGGCCAAAATCGACTTTGCTGGAATTGACTGATGGCCAATGGGATGAAGATGATGGTCACCTGGCCTCTTGCAATACGCATTGGGGCGGCGCGCTTTACCGCCTCAAGGCCTATATCGAGCTTGAAATGTCTGGCTCATGA
- a CDS encoding DUF4097 family beta strand repeat-containing protein: MSHINKRIIRLGLLISATMLIGGCTTAQKRLKPVVLPVQGPVQVLVTSFAGDVRIIADPEATEATITATTQAYHSLVRVQDAADSLANIQFHAVLVPAEIGQAIQVRTTTDDVEDHYQGVHLTITAPMIDGVSVQTKRGSVVLDQISGEVDVTTNDGDVSIITTYAMTRPVKVLNVDGDIIYRVRGESTGKFDCEAIHGSVNFFAQHSKAVVHRNSDHDSLAATLNNGENNVLLRTVHGDINVSVSSDPHDFGLHLFH, translated from the coding sequence ATGAGCCACATCAATAAACGTATCATCAGATTAGGCCTTTTGATCTCAGCAACCATGCTTATCGGAGGCTGCACGACGGCTCAAAAACGACTCAAGCCAGTCGTGCTTCCGGTACAAGGCCCCGTCCAAGTGCTCGTCACCTCATTCGCTGGCGACGTACGAATTATTGCTGATCCTGAGGCAACAGAAGCAACCATTACAGCAACAACGCAGGCTTACCATAGTCTCGTTCGGGTTCAAGACGCTGCAGACTCGCTAGCGAACATCCAATTTCATGCCGTTCTTGTGCCCGCAGAGATTGGCCAAGCAATTCAAGTCAGAACAACCACTGATGATGTGGAAGATCACTACCAAGGTGTACACCTCACTATTACTGCACCGATGATTGATGGGGTCTCAGTGCAAACAAAGCGAGGAAGCGTCGTCCTCGATCAGATCAGTGGCGAAGTTGACGTAACAACAAATGACGGTGATGTTTCAATCATTACTACATATGCTATGACGAGACCTGTCAAAGTACTCAACGTTGATGGGGATATCATCTATCGAGTGAGAGGCGAATCAACCGGCAAGTTTGATTGTGAAGCTATCCACGGCTCTGTGAACTTCTTTGCACAACATTCAAAAGCAGTCGTGCACCGTAACTCCGATCATGACTCGCTTGCTGCAACACTCAATAATGGCGAAAATAATGTGCTTCTTCGAACTGTACATGGTGATATTAACGTCTCCGTGTCGAGCGACCCACATGACTTTGGGCTGCATCTCTTCCACTAA